From Tsuneonella aeria, one genomic window encodes:
- a CDS encoding SDR family oxidoreductase codes for MTKQSDTTDVDKAFVEETGEEPRMPGHESQMDDKPAWQPRYPGSGRLEGKVAIVTGGDSGIGRATAVLFAREGARVAISHLEEDDDARFTADRIADEGSEALIHRGDLGDPQVAKDLVKQVVDKWGRLDVLVNNAGEQHPDKDITDITVEQLQRTFQTNIFSMFYLVQAARPHLKKGAAIINCTSVTMYQGSKELLDYSSTKGAITAFTRSLSENLIGDGIRVNAVAPGPIWTPLNPFGGATPEKLKTFGEDTPIGRPGQPNEVAPSFLFLACEDSSYMSGQVLHPNGGTIVNG; via the coding sequence ATGACCAAGCAGAGCGATACCACCGACGTCGACAAGGCCTTCGTCGAGGAGACCGGCGAGGAACCCCGGATGCCGGGCCACGAATCGCAGATGGACGACAAGCCCGCATGGCAGCCGCGCTACCCCGGCTCCGGCCGCTTGGAGGGCAAGGTCGCCATCGTCACCGGCGGCGATTCGGGCATCGGCCGGGCGACCGCGGTCCTGTTCGCGCGCGAAGGCGCCAGGGTTGCGATCTCGCACCTGGAAGAAGACGACGACGCGCGGTTCACCGCCGACCGCATCGCCGACGAGGGGAGCGAGGCGCTGATCCATCGCGGGGACCTGGGCGATCCCCAGGTCGCGAAGGACCTCGTCAAGCAGGTGGTCGACAAGTGGGGCCGGCTCGACGTGCTGGTCAACAACGCCGGCGAGCAGCACCCCGACAAGGACATCACCGATATCACGGTGGAACAGCTCCAGCGCACGTTCCAGACCAACATCTTCTCGATGTTCTACCTGGTCCAGGCCGCGCGGCCGCACCTGAAGAAAGGCGCGGCGATCATCAACTGCACCAGCGTGACGATGTACCAGGGTTCGAAAGAACTGCTCGATTATTCGAGCACGAAGGGCGCCATCACCGCCTTCACCCGCTCGCTGAGCGAGAACCTGATCGGCGACGGCATCCGCGTGAACGCGGTGGCGCCGGGCCCGATCTGGACGCCGCTCAACCCGTTCGGCGGGGCCACGCCCGAAAAGCTCAAGACCTTCGGCGAGGATACTCCCATCGGCCGTCCGGGCCAGCCGAACGAAGTCGCCCCGTCGTTCCTGTTCCTGGCGTGCGAGGATTCCAGCTACATGTCGGGCCAGGTGCTTCATCCCAACGGAGGGACGATCGTCAACGGCTAG
- the metW gene encoding methionine biosynthesis protein MetW: MTGARPALRPDLAVIASHVRPGARVLDVGCGEGELMAVLRESGCDARGLEIDPVLVERCVARGLSVVQGDADRDLADYPDKAFDYAILSQTLQTAARPDRMLDDLLRVGRQAFVSFPNFAHWRTRAALMFGGRMPVTRSIPVTWYETQNIHHMTVTDFRELVSAMGVRCERAWYFTGTRPVGAAAANLLAEHAVFELSR; the protein is encoded by the coding sequence ATGACCGGCGCGCGGCCAGCCTTGCGTCCCGATCTGGCGGTCATCGCGTCGCACGTTCGCCCCGGCGCGCGCGTGCTCGACGTCGGTTGCGGCGAAGGCGAACTGATGGCCGTGCTGCGGGAAAGCGGCTGCGACGCGCGGGGGCTGGAAATCGACCCGGTGCTGGTGGAACGCTGCGTCGCCCGCGGTCTCAGCGTGGTGCAGGGAGATGCGGACCGCGACCTTGCCGACTATCCCGACAAGGCGTTCGATTACGCGATCCTCAGCCAGACATTGCAGACCGCGGCCCGGCCCGACCGGATGCTGGACGATCTGCTGCGCGTGGGCCGGCAGGCCTTCGTCAGCTTTCCCAATTTCGCGCATTGGCGCACGCGTGCTGCGCTGATGTTCGGCGGGAGAATGCCGGTCACACGCTCGATTCCGGTCACCTGGTACGAGACGCAGAACATCCACCACATGACCGTGACCGACTTTCGCGAGCTGGTGAGCGCCATGGGCGTCCGCTGCGAACGGGCGTGGTACTTCACCGGAACGCGCCCCGTCGGCGCCGCGGCGGCCAACCTGCTGGCGGAACACGCGGTGTTCGAACTGTCCCGATGA
- a CDS encoding type II CAAX prenyl endopeptidase Rce1 family protein, which yields MSGQPTRAGPSPAPTNAARRLPLPATWRRFGAFLRRPVLPDRADLSPGPAARAVLVLFALDLALMAAVLGGIGLASALGLELPDHLLNGFTLTPIMVAFIVAGAPIGEEIVFRGWLSGRPGHILAVLALLAGAAAIVLYPGSLLAGGALAAAFVLAGALLFALRKRPALGAFQRHFPWFFYASALLFAGVHLSNFAGASPALLPLVLPQFVLALLLGYLRVRHGLLAGIALHMLHNALFAGLMLAGSG from the coding sequence ATGAGCGGGCAACCGACAAGAGCCGGGCCATCGCCGGCGCCGACAAATGCAGCGCGGCGCCTGCCGCTGCCGGCGACGTGGCGCCGCTTCGGCGCGTTCCTGCGCCGCCCGGTGCTGCCGGATCGCGCCGACCTGTCGCCCGGCCCGGCGGCGCGCGCGGTGCTGGTCCTGTTCGCGCTGGACCTTGCCCTGATGGCCGCCGTGCTGGGCGGGATCGGGCTGGCGAGCGCGCTGGGGCTGGAGCTGCCCGATCACCTGCTGAACGGCTTCACCCTCACGCCGATCATGGTCGCCTTCATCGTCGCGGGCGCGCCGATCGGGGAAGAGATCGTGTTCCGCGGCTGGCTGTCCGGGCGGCCCGGGCATATCCTGGCTGTGCTGGCGTTGCTGGCCGGCGCGGCGGCGATCGTGCTCTATCCCGGATCGCTGCTGGCGGGCGGGGCGCTGGCGGCGGCGTTCGTTTTGGCGGGCGCCTTGCTATTCGCGCTGCGCAAGCGGCCGGCGCTGGGCGCCTTCCAGCGCCATTTCCCGTGGTTCTTCTACGCCAGCGCGCTGCTGTTCGCCGGCGTCCACCTCAGCAATTTCGCCGGTGCATCGCCGGCGCTGCTGCCGCTGGTTCTGCCGCAGTTCGTGCTTGCGCTGCTCCTCGGCTACCTGCGCGTGCGCCACGGCCTGCTGGCGGGGATCGCGCTGCACATGCTGCACAACGCGCTGTTTGCCGGACTGATGCTGGCGGGTTCGGGCTGA
- a CDS encoding YebC/PmpR family DNA-binding transcriptional regulator, whose amino-acid sequence MAGHSKFKNIMHRKGAQDKKRSAQFSKLSREITVAAKMGTPDPDMNPRLRLAVNNAKSLSMPKDNIQRAIDKAAAAGGEDYEEVRYEGYGPGGVALIVEALTDNRNRTATNVRTAFAKNGGNLGASGAVSHGFERRGQIEYPATAGDEETVLEAAIEAGADDVESGEDGHTVWTDMESLHEVAGALEKALGEPESVKLAWKPNLMVDVAEGDAATLFKLVDALEDDDDVQTVWGNYAVSDEIMEKLG is encoded by the coding sequence ATGGCAGGCCATTCCAAGTTCAAAAATATCATGCACCGCAAGGGCGCGCAGGACAAGAAGCGCTCGGCGCAGTTCTCCAAGCTGTCCCGCGAAATCACGGTGGCGGCCAAGATGGGAACGCCCGATCCGGACATGAACCCGCGCCTGCGGCTGGCCGTCAACAATGCAAAATCGCTGTCGATGCCCAAGGACAACATCCAGCGCGCGATCGACAAGGCCGCGGCTGCCGGGGGCGAGGATTACGAGGAAGTGCGCTACGAAGGCTATGGCCCGGGCGGCGTGGCCCTGATCGTCGAGGCGCTGACCGACAACCGTAACCGCACCGCCACCAACGTGCGGACCGCGTTTGCCAAGAACGGCGGCAACCTGGGCGCCAGCGGCGCGGTCAGCCACGGCTTCGAACGCCGCGGCCAGATCGAATATCCGGCCACCGCGGGGGACGAGGAAACGGTGCTGGAAGCCGCGATCGAAGCGGGCGCCGACGACGTGGAGAGCGGCGAGGACGGGCACACCGTATGGACCGACATGGAGTCGCTGCACGAAGTCGCCGGCGCGCTGGAAAAAGCGCTGGGCGAACCGGAATCGGTCAAGCTGGCGTGGAAGCCCAACCTGATGGTCGATGTGGCGGAAGGGGATGCGGCCACCCTGTTCAAGCTGGTCGACGCGCTGGAAGACGATGACGACGTCCAGACCGTGTGGGGCAACTACGCGGTCAGCGACGAGATCATGGAGAAGCTCGGCTGA
- a CDS encoding metal-dependent hydrolase family protein produces MKTWVLAALAAVSPIAVAHAQEVQDGTGVTYIHAGRLLDRPGEAPRGPSTVIVRGGKVAEVRDGHVAAEAGARVVDLKDRFVLPGLIDMHVHLLGIGGDPMRARMLAINTETEDDALYGAGNARRTLQAGFTTVRDLGGLARGIRALRDAIDRGDVDGPTIVNAGEPISVTGGHGDPRNGLSSDIAHAVADDVDNTCDGPDDCRRAVRRQVGKGAQVIKFMATGGVLSNVSGGLGRAMERDEMRAVIDTAHGLGRKVAAHSHAREGTAAAVEAGVDTIDHGTFLDDATVRLMKDRGTWLVPTMLAPATALEQAEAGSLPPAVVPKAREAAAAARASYARAIAAGVRIAFGTDSGVSRHGDNAREFALLVEAGMTPAQAIRAATVDAAEALGRPGLGVIAAGGPADLIAVSGDPLANVRELEDVDFVMKGGKVVPLD; encoded by the coding sequence ATGAAGACCTGGGTTCTGGCGGCACTTGCGGCCGTATCGCCGATCGCGGTGGCGCACGCGCAGGAGGTGCAGGACGGGACCGGCGTGACCTACATCCACGCCGGCCGCCTGCTCGACCGGCCGGGCGAGGCCCCGCGCGGACCGTCCACCGTAATCGTGCGCGGCGGCAAGGTGGCCGAGGTTCGCGACGGCCACGTCGCGGCAGAGGCGGGGGCGAGGGTCGTCGACCTGAAGGACAGGTTCGTCCTTCCCGGCCTCATCGACATGCACGTCCACCTTCTCGGCATCGGCGGCGACCCGATGCGCGCCCGCATGCTGGCGATCAACACCGAAACGGAAGATGACGCGCTCTACGGCGCGGGCAATGCCCGCCGTACGCTGCAGGCCGGCTTCACCACGGTGCGCGATCTGGGCGGGCTTGCCCGCGGCATTCGCGCGCTGCGCGACGCGATCGACCGCGGCGACGTAGACGGGCCGACGATCGTCAACGCGGGCGAGCCGATCTCCGTCACGGGCGGGCATGGCGATCCGCGGAACGGCCTGTCTTCCGACATCGCCCACGCCGTTGCCGACGATGTGGACAACACCTGCGACGGACCGGACGATTGCCGGCGCGCCGTGCGCCGCCAGGTCGGCAAGGGCGCGCAGGTGATCAAGTTCATGGCCACCGGCGGCGTCCTGTCGAACGTTTCGGGCGGGCTCGGCCGGGCGATGGAGCGTGACGAGATGCGCGCCGTGATCGACACCGCGCACGGCCTGGGCCGCAAGGTCGCGGCGCACAGCCATGCGCGTGAAGGGACCGCCGCCGCGGTGGAGGCGGGCGTCGATACGATCGACCACGGCACGTTCCTCGACGATGCGACGGTGCGCCTGATGAAGGATCGCGGCACCTGGCTGGTGCCGACCATGTTGGCGCCGGCGACCGCGCTCGAACAGGCCGAGGCCGGCAGCCTGCCGCCCGCCGTCGTGCCCAAGGCGCGCGAGGCGGCCGCCGCGGCAAGAGCGAGCTACGCCCGGGCCATCGCGGCCGGCGTGCGGATCGCGTTCGGCACGGATTCCGGCGTGTCCCGCCACGGTGACAACGCCCGCGAATTCGCCCTGCTGGTCGAAGCCGGAATGACCCCGGCACAGGCGATCCGCGCGGCCACGGTCGATGCGGCCGAAGCGCTCGGCCGGCCCGGACTCGGTGTCATCGCGGCGGGCGGCCCGGCCGACCTGATCGCGGTGAGCGGCGATCCGCTGGCCAACGTGCGCGAGCTGGAAGACGTCGATTTCGTGATGAAGGGCGGGAAGGTCGTTCCGCTGGATTGA
- a CDS encoding prephenate/arogenate dehydrogenase family protein, with the protein MSFQRVTIIGLGLLGGSVGLAIAEFLPGCATTGYDADPAVRRRAAERGLVGRVCETAAEAVSDAELVIFCVPVGAMENAACEVADALPAGVIVTDVGSSKEAVGEALRAALPHATVIPAHPVAGTERSGPDAGFPHLFRHRWCILTPPADADPEAVDKVAAFWKALGADVELMDGAHHDLVLAVTSHIPHLIAYTIVGTASDLEQVTRSEVIKYSAGGFRDFTRIAASDPTMWRDVFLTNREAVLEMLGRFTEDLTALQRAIRRSDGDALFELFTRTRDIRRSIVEQGQDDARPDFGRSDHG; encoded by the coding sequence ATGAGCTTCCAGCGCGTCACGATCATCGGCCTCGGCCTGCTGGGCGGCTCCGTCGGGCTTGCCATCGCGGAATTCCTGCCCGGGTGCGCCACCACGGGTTACGATGCCGACCCCGCGGTCCGCCGCCGCGCCGCCGAACGCGGGCTGGTTGGCCGAGTCTGCGAGACCGCCGCCGAGGCCGTCAGTGATGCGGAGTTGGTCATATTCTGCGTGCCCGTTGGCGCGATGGAGAATGCCGCCTGCGAGGTCGCCGACGCGCTGCCTGCCGGTGTGATCGTGACCGATGTGGGATCGTCGAAAGAGGCGGTGGGCGAAGCGCTGCGCGCCGCGCTGCCTCATGCCACCGTCATCCCCGCCCATCCCGTCGCCGGGACCGAGCGCAGCGGCCCGGACGCAGGCTTCCCGCACCTGTTCCGTCACCGCTGGTGCATCCTCACCCCGCCGGCGGACGCCGATCCCGAGGCAGTCGATAAAGTCGCGGCGTTCTGGAAGGCACTGGGCGCCGATGTCGAGCTGATGGACGGTGCGCACCACGATCTCGTCCTCGCAGTGACCAGCCATATCCCGCACCTCATCGCCTACACGATCGTCGGCACGGCCAGCGACCTCGAGCAGGTGACGCGGAGCGAGGTCATAAAGTATTCGGCCGGCGGATTCCGCGATTTCACGCGCATCGCGGCGTCGGACCCGACGATGTGGCGCGACGTGTTCCTGACCAACCGCGAAGCCGTGCTGGAAATGCTCGGCCGCTTCACCGAGGATCTTACCGCGCTCCAGCGCGCGATCCGCCGCAGCGATGGCGACGCTCTGTTCGAGCTGTTCACCCGCACGCGCGACATCCGGCGGTCGATCGTCGAACAGGGCCAGGACGACGCGCGGCCCGACTTCGGCCGGTCGGATCACGGCTAG
- a CDS encoding glutamate--tRNA ligase → MTVTRFAPSPTGLLHVGNIRTALHNWMLARKAGGRFLLRIDDTDAERSREEFVEAIRADLAWLGLAPDGETRQSARLAIYDEAFERLRAAGRVYPCYETPQELDLKRKVLLGRGLPPIYDRAALALTDADHARMAAEGQAPHWRFLLDHAQPIEWHDGIRGPQHFDPASLSDPVVRRADGSWLYMLPSAIDDVEMGVTDVLRGEDHVSNTAAQLQMFAALGAAGFGEGNMPRFAHEALLVGREGKLSKRLGSLSGQALREAGIEPQALVALLARLGTSQPVEPIADRAALVETYDLGTFGRAPARFDEDELARVNQGIVHQLSFDEVADRLPEGMDAGAWLAVRPNLEKVSDAHDWWRVVTGPIELPVFDQETRAFLSEAQGALVWSDNAWATWTAALKDSTGRKGKALFLPLRQALTGQDAGPEMARLLPLLGETTVRRRLRRAAGED, encoded by the coding sequence ATGACCGTCACCCGCTTCGCACCGTCGCCCACCGGGCTGCTCCACGTCGGCAATATCCGCACCGCGCTGCACAACTGGATGCTGGCGCGCAAGGCAGGGGGGCGGTTCCTGCTGCGCATCGACGATACCGATGCCGAGCGCAGTCGCGAGGAATTCGTCGAGGCGATCCGCGCGGATCTCGCGTGGCTGGGCCTTGCGCCCGATGGCGAGACCCGCCAGTCGGCGCGGCTGGCGATCTACGACGAGGCGTTCGAACGGCTGCGCGCGGCGGGGCGCGTCTATCCCTGCTACGAAACCCCGCAGGAGCTCGACCTCAAGCGCAAGGTGCTGCTGGGACGCGGGTTGCCGCCGATCTACGACCGCGCGGCGCTGGCCCTGACGGATGCGGATCACGCGCGCATGGCGGCGGAGGGCCAGGCACCGCACTGGCGCTTCCTGCTGGACCATGCCCAGCCCATCGAATGGCACGACGGCATTCGTGGGCCCCAGCATTTCGATCCCGCCAGCCTTTCGGACCCGGTGGTCCGCCGCGCCGACGGCTCGTGGCTTTATATGCTGCCGAGCGCAATCGACGATGTGGAGATGGGCGTCACCGACGTGCTGCGCGGGGAAGATCACGTCAGCAACACGGCCGCGCAGCTGCAGATGTTCGCCGCGCTTGGCGCCGCGGGCTTCGGCGAGGGAAACATGCCGCGTTTCGCGCACGAGGCACTGCTGGTCGGGCGCGAAGGCAAGCTGTCGAAGCGGCTCGGCTCGCTGTCCGGCCAGGCGCTGCGGGAAGCGGGGATCGAGCCGCAGGCGCTGGTCGCGCTGCTGGCGCGGCTCGGCACGTCGCAGCCGGTGGAGCCGATCGCCGATCGCGCCGCGCTGGTGGAGACCTACGACCTTGGCACATTCGGCCGCGCGCCGGCCCGCTTCGACGAGGACGAACTGGCGCGCGTCAACCAGGGGATCGTGCACCAGCTTTCCTTCGATGAGGTCGCGGACCGCTTGCCCGAAGGCATGGACGCGGGGGCCTGGCTGGCGGTGCGGCCGAACCTGGAGAAAGTATCGGACGCGCACGACTGGTGGCGGGTTGTCACCGGGCCGATCGAACTGCCCGTATTCGATCAAGAGACCCGCGCTTTTCTGTCAGAGGCGCAAGGTGCGCTGGTGTGGAGCGATAACGCCTGGGCCACCTGGACGGCCGCGCTCAAGGACAGCACCGGTCGCAAGGGCAAGGCGCTGTTTCTGCCGCTGCGGCAGGCACTGACCGGGCAGGACGCGGGCCCGGAAATGGCCCGCCTTCTCCCGTTGCTGGGCGAGACGACCGTGCGCCGCCGGCTGCGCCGCGCAGCGGGCGAGGACTAA
- the pyk gene encoding pyruvate kinase has translation MQKLEPRQRKVKILATVGPASRSPDMLERLLRAGADAFRVNMSHGEQADHLATIRAIRELEKALGRPIAILADLQGPKLRVGTFKDGRAVIRHSGHFTLDRNPAAGDETRVHLPHPELFGVLHKGQRLLINDGKIRLKVIRADADSILCSAEVGGVISDRKGVNVPDAEVPIPALTEKDRRDLAFAIQQGVDWIGLSFVQRPEDVAEARKLMGGHGALCAKIEKPMAIKRLDEIIELADGIMVARGDLGVELEPQEVPPLQKKIVNAARNAGKPVIVATQMLESMIESPTPTRAEVSDVANAVYDGADAVMLSAETAAGAWPEEAVTIMDRIAAQVERDEAYLGRVRFLDTPPDRTTADALSHACTTISDTVAILGIIVFTGSGSTARRVARERPSVPMLVLTPSIKTARRTALLWGAHPVTTKDIGSFEEMIAKGKRMALRHGFGVAGSKLIALAGVPFGTPGSTNLLHLVTLSGDELSRPKAA, from the coding sequence ATGCAGAAGCTCGAACCGCGCCAGCGCAAGGTCAAGATCCTCGCCACCGTCGGCCCCGCCAGCCGGTCCCCCGACATGCTCGAAAGGCTGCTGCGCGCAGGCGCCGATGCGTTCCGCGTCAACATGAGCCACGGCGAACAGGCCGACCACCTGGCCACGATCCGGGCGATCCGCGAACTGGAAAAGGCGCTCGGCCGCCCGATCGCCATCCTGGCCGATCTGCAAGGGCCCAAGCTGCGCGTCGGCACGTTCAAGGATGGCCGCGCGGTGATCCGCCATTCGGGCCACTTCACGCTCGACCGCAACCCGGCAGCCGGTGACGAGACCCGCGTCCACCTGCCGCATCCCGAATTGTTCGGGGTGCTGCACAAGGGCCAGCGCCTGCTCATCAACGACGGCAAGATCCGCCTGAAGGTCATCAGGGCCGATGCCGACAGCATCCTGTGTTCGGCCGAAGTCGGCGGCGTGATCTCCGACCGCAAGGGCGTGAACGTGCCCGACGCAGAGGTGCCGATCCCGGCGCTCACGGAAAAGGACCGCCGCGATCTCGCCTTCGCGATCCAGCAGGGGGTGGACTGGATCGGCCTCAGCTTCGTCCAGCGGCCGGAAGACGTGGCCGAGGCGCGCAAGCTGATGGGCGGCCACGGCGCGCTGTGCGCCAAGATCGAAAAGCCGATGGCGATCAAGCGGCTCGACGAGATCATCGAGCTGGCCGACGGCATCATGGTCGCCCGCGGCGACCTGGGCGTGGAGCTGGAGCCGCAGGAGGTGCCGCCGCTTCAGAAGAAGATCGTCAACGCGGCGCGCAACGCGGGCAAGCCGGTGATCGTCGCCACCCAGATGCTGGAATCGATGATCGAGAGCCCGACGCCGACGCGCGCCGAAGTCTCCGACGTCGCCAACGCGGTGTATGACGGGGCGGATGCCGTGATGCTCAGCGCGGAAACCGCCGCCGGCGCCTGGCCGGAAGAAGCGGTGACGATCATGGACCGGATCGCCGCCCAGGTGGAGCGGGACGAGGCCTATCTCGGTCGCGTGCGGTTTCTCGACACGCCGCCCGACCGGACCACGGCGGACGCGCTGAGCCACGCCTGCACGACGATTTCCGATACGGTCGCGATTCTCGGGATCATCGTGTTCACCGGGTCGGGCAGCACGGCGCGCCGGGTGGCGCGCGAACGGCCCAGCGTGCCCATGCTGGTGCTGACCCCGTCGATCAAGACCGCCCGGCGCACGGCCCTGCTATGGGGTGCGCATCCCGTGACCACGAAGGATATCGGCAGTTTCGAAGAGATGATCGCCAAGGGCAAGCGCATGGCGCTGCGCCATGGCTTCGGCGTGGCGGGATCGAAGCTGATCGCGCTTGCGGGGGTCCCGTTCGGAACCCCCGGCAGCACGAACCTGCTTCACCTTGTCACGCTTAGCGGGGACGAGCTTTCGCGGCCCAAGGCCGCCTAG
- the metX gene encoding homoserine O-acetyltransferase MetX — protein sequence MGSNPASSTFELPFPLPLDGGQTLANAVIAYESYGTLSAERDNAILLCHALTGDQFVASPHPLTGKPGWWERMVGPGKPIDTGRFHVICANIVGGCMGSTGPGSVGPDGKPYAMRFPVITIRDMVRASVALLDGLGIERLHAVVGGSMGGMQALSLAANFPERAERVLAIATTARHSAQNIAFHEVGRQAVMADPDWQGGDYYGSGRAPDKGLSVARMAAHITYLSEAGLTEKFGRNLQDRPDGSRGAKSFGFDADFQIESYLRYQGSGFTQRFDANSYLYITRAMDYFDLAEEHGGRLADAFAGTTARFCLVSFDSDWLYPTAESRHVVHALNAAGAPVSFVELSAPHGHDSFLLEHAALDRVVRGFIG from the coding sequence ATGGGTTCCAATCCGGCCTCCAGCACTTTCGAACTTCCCTTTCCCCTGCCGCTCGACGGGGGGCAGACGCTGGCGAACGCGGTGATCGCGTACGAAAGTTATGGCACGCTGTCGGCGGAGCGGGACAATGCCATTCTCCTCTGCCACGCGCTGACGGGGGACCAGTTCGTCGCCAGCCCCCATCCGCTGACTGGCAAGCCGGGCTGGTGGGAACGGATGGTGGGGCCGGGCAAGCCGATCGATACCGGGCGGTTCCACGTGATCTGCGCGAACATCGTGGGCGGGTGCATGGGATCGACCGGGCCCGGCAGCGTCGGCCCCGATGGCAAGCCATATGCAATGCGGTTTCCCGTCATCACCATTCGCGACATGGTGCGCGCTTCGGTTGCGCTGCTCGATGGGCTCGGCATCGAGCGGCTGCACGCGGTCGTCGGCGGGTCGATGGGCGGGATGCAGGCGCTGAGCCTCGCGGCCAATTTCCCCGAGCGGGCGGAGCGGGTGCTGGCGATCGCCACCACCGCGCGGCATTCCGCCCAGAACATCGCCTTCCACGAAGTCGGCCGCCAGGCGGTGATGGCCGATCCCGACTGGCAGGGCGGGGATTATTACGGATCGGGCCGCGCCCCGGACAAGGGACTGTCGGTTGCGCGCATGGCCGCGCATATCACCTACCTGTCGGAGGCCGGGCTGACCGAAAAGTTCGGCCGCAACCTGCAGGACCGGCCCGACGGATCGCGCGGGGCGAAAAGCTTCGGCTTCGATGCGGACTTCCAGATCGAAAGTTACCTGCGCTACCAGGGCAGCGGGTTCACGCAGCGGTTCGATGCCAACAGCTATCTCTACATCACCCGGGCGATGGACTACTTCGACCTGGCCGAGGAGCACGGCGGGCGGCTGGCCGATGCCTTTGCCGGCACCACGGCGCGGTTCTGCCTGGTCAGCTTCGATTCCGACTGGCTCTATCCCACGGCCGAAAGCCGCCACGTGGTCCACGCGCTCAACGCGGCGGGCGCGCCGGTGAGCTTCGTCGAACTCTCCGCGCCGCACGGGCACGACAGCTTCCTGCTGGAACACGCCGCGCTCGACCGCGTGGTGCGGGGCTTCATCGGATGA
- the hisC gene encoding histidinol-phosphate transaminase, with product MANGPIPKPWIQGIHAYTPGAATGAGGRALVKLSANENPLGTSPAALAALSGAADPSRYPDPASTALREALGARHGIDPARIVCGTGSDELLNLAAQAFAGPGDEVLFPRFSFAVYDIAARRCGACPVEAPDADYGADVDTILAAVTPRTKAVFLANPNNPTGSFLSRAKIARLHAGLPGDVLFVLDQAYAEYLDPADDDGGLELAGRHANVLVTRTFSKIYGLAGERIGWATGDAALVQELNRIRGPFNVTNHGQAAALAAVDDAAFVTRSREENAVERDRFTGAMRALGNHGIRPLPSAGNFVMVLFEGALTAAAALAAIDEAGYAVRHLPGQELPHALRITIGTRADMDAVAGAIAAAADRA from the coding sequence ATGGCGAACGGTCCCATCCCCAAGCCCTGGATTCAGGGCATCCACGCCTACACCCCCGGCGCCGCGACGGGCGCCGGCGGGCGGGCCTTGGTCAAGCTTTCGGCCAACGAAAACCCTCTCGGCACAAGCCCCGCGGCCCTGGCTGCCCTGTCCGGGGCCGCCGACCCGAGCCGTTATCCGGACCCGGCCAGCACGGCCCTGCGCGAAGCCCTGGGCGCGCGGCACGGGATCGATCCTGCACGGATCGTCTGCGGCACGGGCTCGGACGAACTGCTGAACCTCGCCGCGCAGGCCTTCGCCGGGCCGGGGGACGAAGTGCTGTTCCCTCGCTTCAGCTTCGCGGTCTACGATATCGCCGCGCGCCGCTGCGGGGCGTGCCCGGTCGAGGCGCCCGATGCGGACTACGGCGCGGATGTCGATACGATCCTTGCCGCGGTTACCCCGCGCACGAAAGCGGTGTTCCTGGCCAATCCCAACAACCCCACCGGCAGCTTCCTGTCCCGTGCCAAGATCGCGCGCCTGCACGCCGGACTGCCGGGTGACGTGCTGTTCGTGCTCGACCAGGCTTATGCCGAATACCTCGATCCCGCCGACGACGACGGCGGGCTGGAGCTTGCCGGCCGCCATGCCAACGTGCTGGTTACGAGGACATTCTCCAAGATCTACGGGCTGGCGGGCGAACGGATCGGTTGGGCAACCGGCGATGCGGCACTTGTGCAGGAGCTCAACCGTATCCGGGGTCCGTTCAATGTTACCAACCACGGTCAGGCTGCCGCTCTCGCCGCGGTCGATGACGCGGCGTTCGTTACGCGCTCCCGCGAAGAGAACGCGGTAGAACGCGACCGCTTTACCGGCGCCATGCGGGCATTGGGGAACCACGGCATCCGGCCGCTGCCGAGTGCGGGCAATTTCGTGATGGTGCTGTTCGAAGGCGCGCTGACCGCCGCGGCCGCGCTCGCCGCGATCGACGAGGCGGGCTATGCCGTGCGCCACCTGCCGGGCCAGGAACTGCCGCACGCGCTGCGCATTACGATCGGCACCCGGGCCGACATGGACGCGGTGGCCGGTGCCATCGCGGCGGCGGCAGACCGGGCATGA
- a CDS encoding DUF2312 domain-containing protein → MADATDDRLRLLIERIERLEEEKKGIADDIRDVYAEAKAVGYDAKIMRQIVRLRKMKPDDRAEMETILEVYKNALGLG, encoded by the coding sequence ATGGCCGATGCCACCGACGACCGCCTGCGCCTCCTGATCGAACGCATCGAGCGGCTGGAGGAAGAGAAGAAGGGCATCGCCGACGACATCCGGGACGTCTATGCGGAGGCGAAGGCGGTCGGTTACGATGCCAAGATCATGCGGCAGATCGTGCGCCTGCGGAAGATGAAGCCCGACGACCGGGCCGAGATGGAGACCATCCTGGAAGTGTACAAGAACGCGCTCGGCCTCGGCTGA